Part of the Eshraghiella crossota genome is shown below.
TCAGGTCGCGAGCCGGGAAAGGAAAGCCCGGTGCAAGCAGAGGTTATCGGTGGGAGGCAAACCCCCCACGTAAGAGAAGACTGCGATGCGGAGCGAAGAAAAGTAGCGAAGAGCGATGAGAATGTGTCGAGAAAAGCCGCTATTGTTTATAAGGTACCCGTACCGTAAACCGACACAGGTGGATGAGGAGAGAATCCTAAGGCCGGCGGGAGAAGCATTGTTAAGGAACTCGGCAAAATGACCCCGTAACTTCGGGAGAAGGGGTGCCCACGAAAGTGGGCCGCAGAGAATAGGCTCAAGCAACTGTTTAGCAAAAACACAGGTCTATGCAAAACCGTAAGGTGAGGTATATGGGCTGACGCCTGCCCGGTGCTGGAAGGTTAAGAGGAGAGGTTAACGAAAGTGAAGCTTTGAATTTAAGCCCCAGTAAACGGCGGCCGTAACTATAACGGTCCTAAGGTAGCGAAATTCCTTGTCGGGTAAGTTCCGACCCGCACGAAAGGCGTAATGATTTGAGCACTGTCTCGACAATGCACCCGGTGAAATTGAAGTACCAGTGAAGATGCTGGTTACCTGCGCCAGGACGGAAAGACCCCATGGAGCTTTACTCTAGTTTGGTACTGGGGTCCGGTATTGCATGTACAGGATAGGTGGGAGACTGAGAAGTGTGAACGCCAGTTTGCACGGAGTCATTGTTGGGATACCACCCCTGCAGTATTGGGCTTCTAACAGGTAGCCGTAAACCGGCTAATGGACAATGCCAGGCGGGGAGTTTGACTGGGGCGGTCGCCTCCGAAAGGGTATCGGAGGCGCTCAAAGGTTCCCTCAGAATGGTTGGAAACCATTCGAAGAGTGCAAAGGCAGAAGGGAGCTTGACTGCGAGACTGACGGGTCGAGCAGGTACGAAAGTAGGACTTAGTGATCCGGTGGCATAAAGTGGGATTGCCATCGCTCAACGGATAAAAGCTACCCTGGGGATAACAGGCTAATCACTCCCAAGAGTTCACATCGACGGAGTGGTTTGGCACCTCGATGTCGGCTCATCGCATCCTGGGGCTGTAGCAGGTCCCAAGGGTTGGGCTGTTCGCCCATTAAAGCGGTACGCGAGCTGGGTTCAGAACGTCGTGAGACAGTTCGGTCCCTATCCGGCGTGGGCGGAGGATATTTGAGAGGAGCTGTCCTTAGTACGAGAGGACCGGGATGGACGAACCTCTGGTGTATCGGTTGGATTGCCAAATCCATGGCCGAGTAGCCAAGTTTGGAAGGGATAAACGCTGAAGGCATCTAAGCGTGAAGCCCCCCTCAAGATGAGATATCCCTGCATATGCAGTAAGACCCCTTGAAGACTACGAGGTAGATAGGTCAGAGGTGGAAGTGCAGTAATGCATGTAGCTGACTGATACTAATAGGTCGAGGGCTTGACCAAGACGGCTTATAGAGGTTGTTGGAAATGTTAAGATATTTCGGAAAAGTTTTTAGTATGTGGTTTTGAAGGAACAATAGATGTATGGCCTGGTGGCTCAGCTGGTTAGAGCGCCGCCCTGTCACGGCGGAGGTCGTGGGTTCGAACCCCATCCGGGTCGTTATAATTTTGGGATCTTAGCTCAGCTGGGAGAGCATCTGCCTTACAAGCAGAGGGTCACAGGTTCGAGCCCTGTAGGTCCCATTAAAATATGCCGACATGGCTCAATTGGCAGAGCAGCTGATTTGTAATCAGCAGGTTATCGGTTCGATTCCGATTGTCGGCTCTATGGATGGATTCCCGAGCGGCCAAAGGGGGCAGACTGTAAATCTGTTGCGGAATGCTTCGGTGGTTCGAATCCACCTCCATCCATTAATTTTCCAGCTTTGTGGCTTTTAGATATTGACGCGGGGTAGAGCAGTCTGGAAGCTCGTCGGGCTCATAACCCGGAGGTCGCAGGTTCAAATCCTGTCCCCGCTATTTACAATTTAATTTGTTATGCCCAGATAGCTCAGTCGGTAGAGCAGGGGACTGAAAATCCCCGTGTCACTGGTTCGATTCCGGTTCTGGGCACTGTTTAAAATTACTGTAGTAATGCAGTAATTTTTTTTATTGCATATAATAAGTATATAATGATAACATAGGGGGAGAGGTGAATTGCATGAAAGATTTTTCTAATGAAGAATGGGGACTTGTACTAAATGGAGGAGGAGGTAAAGGTTCATATCAGATAGGCGTTTTCAAGGCACTTTTTGAACATCATATTAATGATTGTATAATTGCTGTTTCGGGAACCAGTAGTGGGGCACTTAATTCGGTTTTGTTCGCTAATGGCGACCTTAATGTGGCTGTTAATGCTTGGCAGGATATTACTCCAAAGTCTTTTTTACAGGTATCTCCGGAAATGGTGGATTTTAAAGAGGGCCTGGTACCCAGAGACGGGTTACTGGATATTTTTAAAAGATATATTGATTTTGATGTAATTCGTATGAGCGACAAGACTATTTATGCAACCGTTACCGATTTTGGACCTGTGGACAGTGGCAGTGGAACAGCGAAATATTACAGATTAAATTACAAGCCTGCGAATGAGATTAAAGATATTTTACTTGCATCTTCGGCACTGCCTATTATTTATGAACCGATAGTTATTAACGGAAATATATGCAGGGATGGTGGATTGACGGACAATATGCCGATTGAGCCTTTGTATATAGAAGGAATAAGACATTTTATAGTAGTTGGATTATCAGAGAATACGGAGATTAATAAGACGAAATATCCTGATGCTGAGTTTTTACTGATTAATCCGAGATACGATATAGGTAATTTTATAGATGGAACACTGGATTTTACGTCAAAAGGTGCAAGAAAAAGGATGGAGCTGGGTTATATTGACGCAATAAGGCAGCTTGAATTTTATGGTCAGGATATGTCATCCTCTGAAGTAAAGTTTCAATATGACCAGGCAGTTCAAAGAGAATATAACAGATTTTTTGTCGAAGAAAAAAAGAGAGATTTAGAAGATATGGTCAATACGGATATGGATAAATTGAATGGCATATTGAACTTATATATGGGTGATTAGATGGGAGAACTGATAGATAAATTAATGAATTATGAAAAGGAAGGAATTTATCCCTTTCATATGCCCGGTCATAAAAGAAATATTGATGTATGTTTTAATCCATATAAATATGACATAACAGAGATAACAGGATTTGATGATTTACATAAGGCTGAGGATGTTTTGTTAAGGCTGACTGAAAGAATTTCAAAAATATATTCTGCAGATAAATCATATATACTGAATAATGGAAGCACCTCAGGGATAATGACGGCAATTTCTGCCATTGCGGGATATAATGACACAGTGCTTGTGGCGAGAAATTGTCATAAATCGGTATATAACACACTTATACTCAGGGGAATTAATCCGGAGTATATTTATCCACAGGTAGACAAGAATACGGGGATAAATCTTGCAATAAATGCTTCAGATGTTGAAAAAGCATTAGAACTAAACAACAAAATTAAAGCGGTAATAATAACGTCGCCCACTTATGAAGGTATTGTTTCAGATATTGAAGAAATTTCCAAGGTGGTACACAAGAGAAACATTCCATTAATTGTTGACTGTGCCCATGGGGCACATTTTGGCTTTAGTGATTTTTTTCCTGAAAATCCGGTCAGGCTGGGTGCTGATATGGTTATAATGAGTCTCCATAAAACATTGCCTGCATTTACCCAGACTGCGGTAATGTGCGTTAAATCAGGGTTTGTTGATATTGATGAAATTGACAGATATTACCATATATATCTGAGCAGTAGTCCATCTTATATTCTGATGGCATCTGTGGAATACTGTATGGATTATCTGAATGATAATATATTTTTAAAATATAAGGACAAACTGATAAGTTTTTACGAAAAGTGTAAATTAGAAAAACTTCATTTTTATCCTACAGAAGATATGGGTAAAATTGTAATATCAACATGGGACTGTGATATAAACGGAATACAGTTAAAAGAAATTTTGAGAGATAAATACCGGCTGGAAATGGAAATGGCTTCACTTGAGTATGTTATAGCAATGACAAGTGTGTGTGATACCGTAGATGGATTTAACCGTCTGGCGGATGCTTTGATGGAGATTGATTCCTTATGCAATAAAAAGCAAAAGCAGGAGTTTACTGTTCCTGAAAGGGCCGGGACAGGGATTACATTATATGAAGCTGTTTCCTCTGTTAAGAGAAAAATAAAATATAATGATGCAGAAGGAAAAATAAGCGGAGACTTTATTTTTGCATACCCGCCCGGAATACCGGTTATTACGCCGGGTGAGATTTTTAATAAAAAAATAATAGAGTGTATTGACCGGTATGTGGAATCCGGAGCTAATATGTATGGCATTGATTTACATAAAATGGTTAGTATATGTACAGAAGAAGGATAGAAAATGGCTAAATTGTTTGTTATTATGGGTAAGAGTTCAACGGGAAAAGATACTGTTTACAAAGAACTTTTAAAAAGTGGAAGTCTGAAACCTATTGTGATGTATACCACCCGTCCTATGCGGGAAGGTGAGACTGATGGAAAAGAATATTTTTTTACCTCGGATAAAGATGTGGAAGCTTATCAGGCGGAAAATAAAATAATAGAAATGAGAAGCTACAACACCATACAGGGACTATGGCGTTACTATACTCTGGATGATGGACAGATTGATAGAAATTCAGATGACAAATATGTAATTATTGCAACACTTCAGGCATATGAAGTTTATCTTGCATACTATGGAAGTGATATAGTTATACCGATATATATTGAGGTAGATGATAAGGCAAGGATTCACAGGGCAATAGAAAGAGAGGACAGGCAGCATCGTCCGGATTATGTGGAAATGTGCAGAAGGTTTCTGGCAGATGAACAAGATTTCTCAGAAACCAGAATTAAAAACGCAGGAGTCGGTAAGCGGTACGTTAATGCCATCCTTTCAGATTGTGTAAATGAAATTTTGCTTGATATAGATAAAATAAACTAATTATGGTATAATGATTTTTATTATAGGAGGCATAATATGGAGATAAAAGTAAATGATATATCTGCTACAACACAGGTAGAACAGAACACAACAGCAAAAGCCTCTGACAGCTCGTTTAAGTTTATGCTTGTAAGCAATATTCAGGAAAAAGATCTGCAGAATAAATTAAGTTCACTTATGGAAGAGATAGACAAGCAGGGTGAACGAATATCAAAGCATATGGATATTTCCGATATGAAGAGATACAGGGGACTGGTTAAGGAATTTATGAATGAAGTGGTGAACAGATCTCATGAATTTTCCAGGGAGAATTTTCTGGACAGACGTGGAAGACACAGGGTTTACGGAATAGTGAGGCTTGTGGACAAGAATTTGGATGAGCTTGCACAGGAACTTGTAAGTGATGAGAAAGACAATCTTGATATACTTAACAGGGTTGGTGAGATAAAGGGGTTGCTTTTGGATTTAGTAGTTTAGAAAGGGTTAATATATGTCAGAATACAGCAAAATAATAGGACACGAAAATATAATAAGTCAGCTTATATCAGCAGTGAGTATGTCTAAAATTAATCATGCGTACATTTTTAACGGTCCGGATGGCTCAGGCAAGAATATGTTGGCAAAAGCTTTTGCACAGGCTCTTTTGTGCGAAAAGCAGGGACCTGAGGGATGTGGAGAGTGTCATTTTTGCAAACAAACAGAATCGGGAAGTAATCCTGATTTAATATATATAAGACATAGCAAAGAAAATATTATAAGTGTTGATGATATTAGGGAATCCCTTGTTCAGGACATACAGATAAAGCCATACAACGGTTTGTATAAAGTTTACATAATTGATGAGGCAGAGAAACTGACGGTTCAGGCTCAGAATGCATTGCTAAAGACAATAGAAGAACCACCGGAATACAGTGTTATCATTTTTCTGACTAATAATGCTGATATTTTTTTACAGACAATTTTATCAAGATGTATAGTTTTTAATTTGAAACCGTTGAGAGATGATGTGATAACAGATTACCTTATTAAGACTTACAAAATAGCTGATTATGAGGCAAAAGTATGTTCCTCATTTGCACAGGGAATATTAGGGAAAGCAATAAGGCTTTTTGAATCGGAAGATTTTAACGGAGTAAAAGAAGCAGCGGTACGGCTTGTAAAAAATATATATTCTTATGAGATATATGACCTGATTGAAGAAGTCAAAATGATATCGCAGAATAAAGTTAATATTAATGATTTTATAGATATACTTGAGATGTGGTACAGGGATGTAATTCTTTTTAAAGTAACAAAGGATCCTAATAATCTGATTTTTAAGGATGAAATCAATTATATCCGTAAATCAGCGAGTAAAAGTTCGTATGAAGGACTTGAAAATATCATAAACGGATGTGAAATTGCAAAATCCCGTATCAAAGCAAATGTTAACTTTGATTTGGCGATTGAGCTTATGTTATTGAATATTAAGGAGAACTAGAATGATAAAAGTTATTGGTGTCAGATTCCGACAGGCAGGAAAAGTATATTACTTTGACCCTCTTGATATGGACATAAAAAGAGGTGACCATGTTATCGTTGAGACAGCGAGAGGTGTTGAGTACGGCAACGTTGTAATGGGGCTTAAAGAAGTTGAAGAAGATAAAGTCGTATTACCATTGAAACCGGTTATCCGCGTTGCAACAAAGGAAGACGATAAGAAAGAACAGGAGAACCGCGTCAAAGAGAAAGAAGCATATAAGATATGCCATGAAAAGATAAGAAAACATGGACTTGGTATGAAATTAATAGATGCCGAGTATACCTTTGATAATAATAAAGTGCTTTTTTATTTTACTGCGGATGGAAGAATTGATTTCAGGGATCTTGTAAAAGACCTTGCATCTGTTTTTAAAACAAGAATTGAACTCAGGCAAATCGGTGTAAGAGATGAGACAAAGATTCTCGGTGGTCTTGGAATATGCGGAAGAGCATTGTGTTGTCATTCATATTTGTCAGAATTTGCACCGGTTTCGATAAAAATGGCAAAAGAACAGAATTTGTCATTAAATCCTAGCAAAATATCAGGTGTATGTGGCAGACTTATGTGCTGTCTGAAAAATGAAGAGGAGACATACGAATATCTTAACAGCAGACTTCCACAGATGGGAGATAAGGTAACCACAGTTGACGGATTTATCGGAGAGGTCACCAATATCAATGTATTAAGACAGCTGGTTAAAGTTAAAATATCACTTGAAAATGATGAAAAAGATATTAAAGAGTATAAAGTTTCAGAGATAAAATTTAAACCAAAAAGAAGACGTAACAACATAAATGATGAGTTATCAGATAAAGAAATCAGAGAACTTGAGGAACTTGAACGTAGGGAAGGAAAATCTAAGTTAGATGACAATTAATTTAAAAGAAGATGAAAGACTTGATGACCTTCAAAGAAACGGATATAAACTGATTCAGAATACAAAAATATTTTGTTTCGGTATAGACGCTGTGCTTTTATGTTCATTTACAAAAGTAAATGAAGGAGATAAAGTTCTTGATTTATGTACGGGAAACGGAGTTATTCCAATTCTTTTAAAGGGAAGGACCAAAGGAAGCCGGTTTTCAGGCCTTGAAATTCAGGATATTAATGTTGATATGGCAAAAAGAAGTGTTGAATATAACGGTATCGGCGAATTTGTTGATATTGTTAAAGGAGATGTAAAAGAAGCTTCAGGTATTTTTGGTGAAGCTTCTTTTGATGTTGTGACCTGCAATCCGCCATATATGAATGAGAATCATGGACTTAAAAATCCTGACAGCCATAAGGCAATCGCCAGACATGAAATCTTATGTACGTTGGAAGATGTAGTAAGAGAGGGCGCTAAAGTACTAAAACCCGGCGGAAGATTTAATATGGTACACAGACCACAGCGACTGACTGAAATAATTGGTATAATGGAAAAATATAAATTACAGCCCAAAAGAATAAGATTTGTGCATCCGTTTATTGAAAAAGAAGCTAATCTTGTACTTATTGAGGGCGTCAGAGGAGGCAGACCTATGATAAAGGTTGAGCCGCCTGTTATTGTATATGAAAGTGCCGGAAAATACACTGATGAAATAGCATCATTATATACCGGGTAGTCAGATTATCAGAGGAAAAAGATATGGATGAATTCCAAAAAGGAAAATTATATTTGTGTGCGACGCCGATAGGCAATCTTGAAGATATGCCTGTCAGGGCAATAAGGTTAATGAAGGAAGCCGACGTAATTGCTGCCGAAGATACGAGAAACAGCATTAAGTTAATTAACCATTTTCAGATTGATACGCCGATGACCAGCTATCATGAATTTAATAAATATGACAAAGCCAGAGCACTTGTTGACAGGATGTTAAAAGGTGAAACGGTTGCACTTATTACCGATGCTGGTACACCGGGGATTTCTGACCCCGGAGAGGAACTTGTAAAACAATGTGTAGAAGCAGATATCGAGGTTATATCGGTGCCGGGACCTGCAGCATGTATAAATGCACTTATTATATCGGGACTTTCTACAAGAAGGTTTTGTTTTGAAGCCTTTCTGCCTTCAGATAAAAAAGAGAGAAATGAAGTTCTTAATGAGCTGGCAGCAGAAATAAGAACCATGATAATTTATGAAGCACCCCACAGGCTTGTTAAAACATTAACAGAACTTATGAATATCCTGGGACAGGACAGAAAAATTGCCGTATGTAAAGAATTAACCAAAAAACATGAGACGGTATTCAGGACGGTTATTTCTGAAGCGGTGGATTATTACACGGTAAATGAACCAAAAGGTGAATATGTACTTGTAATAGAGGGACTGGACAGAGAAGTAATTAAAAAAGAAAAACAGGCTGAATGGGAAAAAATGACAGTTGAAGAACACCTTGATTATTATAGAAAACAGGGTATTGATAATAAAGAAGCAATGAAAATGGTTGCAAAGGACAGAGGGGTATCAAAAAGAGATATCTACAATCTGACAATGAAATAAATAAAATTTTTATTAAGATTTTTAATAAAAAATAAATTACGCCAAAAGGGTTGACATAAGGATTCTTTTGGCGTTTAATATGTCTTACATTCGGAAACGCGGAATCCCGCAGGACTTAATTAGTCTTTAGTATCGATACATTTCGGATTAAATTCACATTTATAACTTAATAGAAAGAGGTGTCATATATTGGCTGAGACCAATGATATTTCTGTAGATGCGCTGGAGGAAATTGTCCGTACCGGTGGAGACGAACTTGTAACAGGCTTTGTAAGGTTTAAGAAAGTACATAAGTGCAAGGGTTATAAGGACGCCGGTCATAAGGCAGCCGTCAGATTTTCCAAAATAACGGGTGGACGAATTTTAGAAAATAATAAATATGCCGCCGTTATCAGGTTCAGATGGATTATTCTGTTGATTTTATTTGCTCTTGTAGCACTGTTGTTTGGAATATGGAGGATAACGGGACATGCAGAGGAAAAAGATGCAGAGAAAATAGTTCCCGCTACAATTGATGTGCTGCCTTCTGTAGACAACAGAGGAGATTTTATTCCTGACACAATGGACGTACCGGGTTTTTCTGATATTACCCTTACGGATGAGTACAAGAATATTATTTTATATAATCCGTCATCAAATTACTGTATGCTTAAATATACGATTATTTCTGATGGTATATGCCTTTATGAATCCGGGTATCTGCATCCGGGAGATGTAGTGGAGGCTGATATTTTTAACAGACTTGTTAAGGGTATATACAGCGTGGAGATAATAACTACAGGATATACGGAGGAAGCAAAGGAGCTTAACTCCGTCAGACAAAATATTAATATAACAAGAAATTAGGAGGAAAAAAATGGGCAAAAAAATAATAATGATTCTGCTGTCGGCAGTATTTATATTTACGATGAGTGAGCAGGTAAGGGCAGCAGAAATTAGTACCAATGGAGGAAGCGTAAGCGTTCCTGTAAGGTATACTGTGGACAATACTGCATTTACCATAACGATACCAACGGTTATATGGGCAGGAACATCTGAAACAGAGTTTGAGATTACAGCAGGTAATATTAACTTAAGGCCTGATGAAGAGATACAGGTTTTTATAAAAGAAGGATGCGACGAGCAAAGTAAAATAAAACTGCTAAGGCAGGGAGACACACAGAATGTTTCGGTTCTTGAAACAAGTGTAAAGGTAAATGAAACAAGCCTTTCCGACAATAATTACAGAGTCGGCAGATTTGTGGACAAGTCCGGAACTGTGAATCTTGACGGTAAGGTTACACTTAGTCCCCTTAATATAGACAAGGATACTAAGGCAGGAGACTATCTGGCAACCGTTGTTTTTGAAGTAAAGTTAGGTTCTTATGAAAAGTAATAATATCAAAAAGTTAATTTTATGTATTATTGCAGCAATACTGATACCCTTAAGGGTATCGGGGGCTGCATACTGGCAGGGTAATAATGTTTTTAACCCTGATGAAGGTACGCTATGGGGCGTTACAAAGGATGAGATAGTAAAAGTAACGGATTATAAAAGGGTATACAGTTTTGATGATATTAATTCTTATTCCGCGTATATTACAAATAATCCGGGTTTTCTTGGAAACAGTATCGAGAATAGTTTTTTCTGGTTTACGAAGTCAAGGCTTGCTTATGTAAAATTATTTAAGGTCAAACCGGGACAAAAGGTATCATTTCTTTTTAACCGTTCAATATATCTTTATTGTGCTGAATTTGATACGGATTTCAGGCTTGTCAAGGATGGAAATTGGGGAACCAACGGAACTGTTTACGAGATGAGTGATGATACATCATGGATAATGGTAGTGTTCAGGCAGGTGAACGGAGATTTAAGCGAGGGCTCGGGAAATGATACGTTCATAAGCGGTGATGATATCCTGGCCTATGATAAGCGATATATTATTTTTGAACCGTTTAAGTACACTTTGGATATGAATGGAGGTGTGTATATGGATTCCACAGCGGCAGTTACAATGAACAGACTGGGTGTTGAACAGATTACATTACCGACGCCGGAAAGAACCGGGTATATATTTAAAGGATGGAAAAGTCCAAACGGAAAGCTGTATAATGGAACCCTGACTAATGTTTTTGATGAAGAATTATTTAAAGATACAACACTTACGGCAGATTGGGAAGAAATTGAAGCAGAAAGTATTTCAATAGACAGGGAATATGCTATTCTGGAGCAGAACAGCGGTAATACAGTTAATCTTAAAGCGACGGTATATCCCGACAATGCGGTTAATAAAAATGTTATTTTTACCAGTAGTGATGAAAGTATAGCTAAAGTTGACGCGGATGGTAAGGTTACCGCAGGAAAGACCGGTGTTGCAGAAATAACGGCAAGAACAGCAAACGGAATGACTGCAAAATGCAGAATTTATGTAATGGGCTTTGAAATATCGCTACCGTCAGTATGTAATGTCAATCAGGTATATGAAGTTGACATTAATATATACAATAACGGCAGCAGTGATATGGAAGGCAGGAAAAGGGTAATTGTTGATTGCGATGAAACGGTGGAACTGGTAAGAGTCGGTGATATTTCAACAAAATGCCTGGCAGTAGCAGAAAAAACGGCTGAATATAACGGAGAATTTGTATTAAAGAATAATGAATTTTTTGCAGATACTACGGATTCTGAGAAGGTATATTACAGATTATCAGAAAAGGAGGCAATAAAAAAAGCAGGCGACTATGAAGGGAATGTAACCTTCACAGTCAGCGTGCTGTAAAATTAAGCAAATAATAATGCAAGTGAGATAACAATCTGAACGATTGCAAATCTGAAAACAACCTGTGTGTCAGACCAGCCTTTATTCTTACGCATGTGGTCGTGAATAGGTGTACGGGTATTTTTTAGTATTTTAATCTTAAAGAATCTGAGTAAAAATACTTTAAAAAGACCAAGACCTCCATCAACAATAAGAACTAAAGCAGCCGGAATGTAAAGTAAAGGACTTCCTGTTTTTAAAACCGCAAGTGCAAGGAAGAATCCGATAGCTCTTGAACCGGCATCTCCCATTAACAACCGGCTTGGTGATGCATTGAACCAGAGATAACCCAGCAGACATACTGCAAACAGGAGAATCATGTGTTTAATGGTTGAATCAATGCCGACAGGTGAGGCGGCACTCTTAATCTGGCATATACCATATATTGTAAGCATCGATATAATTGAAAGTGTGCCGCATAATCCGTCAACACCATCGGAACAGTTGGTTACATTAATACTCATCCAAATCAGAACAACGGCGAGAATACCGAATAATACGGGTGGTACCGTTACTCCTGCAT
Proteins encoded:
- a CDS encoding phospho-N-acetylmuramoyl-pentapeptide-transferase, producing the protein MIIKLLGNSYISEITFIGILVAFIATCVITNLCKNILPRDQGRAFAVNGQKSEGKPRGAGIIFVLVFALCTILFVPYSNEILIYVILITASMLSGYLDDRSDSPWGEYKKALIDLILAIICAITYINYNGTHIQFFFSDAGVTVPPVLFGILAVVLIWMSINVTNCSDGVDGLCGTLSIISMLTIYGICQIKSAASPVGIDSTIKHMILLFAVCLLGYLWFNASPSRLLMGDAGSRAIGFFLALAVLKTGSPLLYIPAALVLIVDGGLGLFKVFLLRFFKIKILKNTRTPIHDHMRKNKGWSDTQVVFRFAIVQIVISLALLFA